The following proteins come from a genomic window of Methanobacterium sp.:
- a CDS encoding peptidase, protein MDTSNFLKKNGIIKLEKLKDSIKRFPDGSQYRFEVPGIQKPETLESFLDALDKYEVRVHRVTQTKGIMLLTDHEIIEMADMARDAKIELFLSVGPRAPYDTSATAKTPEGARIGYRLRGYDNLSYAIEDVKRAVDLGVRGIVVYDEGLLWVLNKMRRERELPANVHFKVSAHCGHGNPASALLLEKIGANSFNPVRDLQIPMLASIRKAINISLDVHMENPKSSGGFIRHYEAPEIIRKACPTYLKTGGSVAAHHGYDTTLKEAEERAKQVLLVQNMINRFYPEATMSSIGVADLAIPH, encoded by the coding sequence ATGGACACTTCTAATTTTTTGAAGAAAAATGGAATCATAAAACTTGAAAAGTTAAAAGATTCCATCAAAAGGTTTCCTGATGGTTCCCAGTACCGATTTGAAGTTCCCGGTATTCAGAAACCAGAAACTTTAGAAAGTTTTCTGGATGCTCTGGATAAATATGAAGTTAGAGTACATCGAGTAACTCAAACCAAAGGAATAATGCTCCTAACAGATCATGAGATAATTGAAATGGCAGACATGGCTCGAGATGCAAAGATAGAACTATTTTTGAGTGTTGGTCCTCGTGCACCCTATGATACAAGTGCTACTGCCAAAACTCCGGAGGGTGCTAGGATAGGATACCGTCTTAGGGGATATGATAATCTTAGTTATGCCATTGAAGATGTGAAAAGAGCTGTAGACTTAGGTGTAAGGGGAATAGTAGTTTATGATGAAGGACTGTTATGGGTTCTCAATAAAATGCGACGAGAAAGAGAACTGCCAGCCAATGTTCACTTCAAAGTTTCAGCACACTGTGGTCATGGAAACCCTGCATCGGCACTACTTTTGGAAAAAATTGGGGCAAATTCATTTAATCCAGTGAGGGATTTACAAATACCAATGCTAGCTTCTATAAGAAAAGCCATTAATATCTCTCTGGATGTTCACATGGAAAACCCTAAATCTTCCGGGGGGTTCATCAGACACTATGAAGCTCCTGAAATTATTAGAAAAGCTTGTCCAACCTATTTGAAAACAGGCGGATCAGTTGCGGCTCACCATGGATACGATACAACACTAAAAGAAGCAGAAGAAAGAGCAAAACAAGTTTTATTGGTTCAAAATATGATTAACCGTTTCTACCCTGAAGCAACCATGTCTTCTATAGGAGTGGCTGACTTAGCCATACCTCACTAA
- a CDS encoding MmgE/PrpD family protein, whose protein sequence is MNTKDLAKFIISTNYPEFSKNVTRQAKLCFMDFLAVSLAGSQTKSAQIMIDLINKGQKTGKSTVIGAARADPMNASLINGVSAHSLDLDDGHRLAQIHPGACIIPAALSLSEAYRKTGKDFITSIIVGYQIAIKLGMILNPGHRERGFHSTGTCGTLGSAAAAAKIMDLTYEEVLNALGIAGTQAAGLLEADHSGSMSKHLHAGRAAQSGVLSALLAKKGFTGAHTILEGEEGILKTMGNDDLLQKGAQILGQYEKLEILKVYFKKYPVCRHLHSSLDAVKTIMKKNNLQTTDIQDINVETYNIAALHNNYQPSTPEGIRQSLPVSMAILINEGDLTIENISKIPIENKIAETASKIRIKKDDDLNIDYPQKRPAKVTIKCKDHIYTNRVDLAKGEPETPFSKEELLIKFKKLNPHVNLNHLKILDDLEDNYVFNLMNKLNNEFKKN, encoded by the coding sequence ATGAATACCAAAGATCTAGCGAAATTTATAATATCCACAAATTACCCCGAATTTTCCAAAAATGTTACTAGGCAAGCTAAACTCTGTTTTATGGATTTTTTAGCGGTTTCATTAGCTGGTTCTCAAACTAAAAGTGCACAAATCATGATAGACCTAATCAACAAAGGGCAAAAAACTGGCAAATCAACGGTCATTGGTGCAGCTCGTGCCGATCCAATGAATGCGTCATTAATTAATGGAGTTTCTGCCCATTCTCTTGATCTAGATGATGGGCATCGTCTAGCTCAAATTCATCCAGGCGCGTGTATAATCCCTGCAGCACTATCTTTATCCGAAGCCTATAGAAAAACTGGAAAAGATTTCATAACTTCCATAATAGTCGGATACCAGATTGCAATCAAATTAGGCATGATTCTAAATCCGGGTCACCGTGAAAGAGGTTTTCACAGCACAGGAACATGCGGCACGCTTGGATCGGCAGCTGCAGCTGCGAAAATAATGGATTTAACATATGAAGAGGTTTTAAACGCCCTTGGAATTGCTGGAACACAAGCAGCAGGTTTACTTGAGGCAGATCATTCGGGAAGCATGTCAAAACATCTCCATGCAGGTCGAGCTGCTCAATCAGGAGTTTTATCTGCATTACTAGCAAAAAAAGGTTTCACAGGAGCGCATACCATTCTTGAAGGGGAAGAAGGAATTTTAAAAACCATGGGTAATGATGATTTGTTACAGAAAGGTGCCCAAATTTTGGGCCAATATGAAAAATTAGAAATTCTCAAGGTTTACTTCAAAAAATATCCGGTTTGCAGACACCTCCACAGCTCTTTAGATGCCGTAAAGACTATTATGAAAAAAAACAATCTTCAAACTACTGATATACAAGATATAAACGTTGAAACCTATAACATTGCTGCTCTCCATAACAATTACCAACCTTCAACACCTGAAGGAATCAGGCAAAGTTTACCAGTTAGTATGGCCATCCTAATTAATGAAGGAGATTTAACTATTGAGAATATTTCAAAAATACCAATTGAGAATAAAATTGCTGAAACTGCTAGTAAAATTCGAATAAAAAAAGATGATGACCTCAACATTGATTATCCTCAAAAAAGACCAGCTAAAGTTACTATAAAATGTAAAGATCATATTTACACCAATCGAGTTGATCTGGCAAAAGGAGAACCTGAAACCCCATTTAGCAAAGAAGAATTATTAATAAAATTTAAAAAACTCAACCCACATGTCAATTTAAACCATTTAAAGATTTTAGATGATTTAGAAGATAATTATGTATTTAATCTAATGAATAAACTTAATAATGAATTTAAAAAGAATTAA
- a CDS encoding phosphoglycerate dehydrogenase, which produces MKVLIADQINQKGIEELKEVAEVIVRTDITPEELVKDIKDFDAIIVRSRTKVTKEVIEVASNLKIIARAGVGVDNVDVQAATERGIMVVNAPESTSITVAEHTIGLILSLSRKISIADSSVKDGKWEKSQFMGMELNNKTMGIVGMGRIGSQVVIRAKAFGMDIVVYDPYITPEAASELGVEVVDLETLLKNSDVITIHVPLTPETKHLISMPEFDLMKKNTLIVNCARGGIINEDDLYEALSEGKISGAALDVFENEPPVGSSLFELDNVVLTPHIAASTSEAQRDAAIIVAKEIKKVFKGESPRNVINMPVMDSETFQIIKPYFRLAEKLGKFIIQTTQGNITELEVTYCGELAEIQKHDIITRIILQEILNPILNEPVNLVNAPAVAENRGFIITEGKRTDAKGYKNLISIEVESEGNQVSVEGFLGKEPKIVRINGYQVNVKTEGTMIIARYKDIPGIIGSIGVKLGEHNINIAKMQVGRQKPGGEAVMVLKVDQKVSKDVEEDIKSLPNVYDAVAVEL; this is translated from the coding sequence ATGAAGGTACTTATTGCTGATCAGATAAACCAGAAAGGAATTGAAGAATTAAAAGAGGTCGCAGAAGTTATTGTGCGAACAGATATCACTCCAGAAGAATTGGTAAAGGATATTAAGGATTTTGATGCTATTATAGTCAGAAGCAGGACAAAGGTTACCAAAGAAGTTATTGAAGTCGCATCTAACCTTAAAATTATTGCTAGGGCAGGAGTGGGTGTAGATAATGTGGATGTGCAAGCAGCCACCGAACGTGGGATAATGGTGGTGAACGCACCTGAATCAACTTCAATAACCGTTGCTGAACACACTATTGGGCTTATTTTATCTTTGTCGCGAAAGATCTCCATTGCAGATAGTTCAGTTAAAGATGGTAAATGGGAGAAAAGCCAGTTCATGGGAATGGAACTCAATAATAAAACCATGGGCATAGTGGGAATGGGCCGTATAGGTAGTCAAGTAGTCATAAGGGCCAAAGCATTCGGTATGGATATTGTGGTCTATGACCCGTACATTACTCCTGAAGCAGCATCTGAATTAGGAGTGGAAGTAGTGGACTTAGAAACACTATTAAAAAATTCAGATGTAATTACTATCCACGTACCTCTAACTCCAGAAACTAAACACCTTATATCTATGCCTGAATTTGATTTAATGAAAAAAAACACACTTATTGTAAATTGTGCTAGAGGGGGAATCATTAATGAGGATGATTTATATGAAGCACTCTCTGAAGGCAAAATAAGTGGGGCTGCCCTGGATGTTTTTGAGAATGAACCCCCTGTAGGAAGTTCACTTTTTGAACTTGATAATGTTGTTTTAACTCCTCATATTGCGGCTTCAACATCAGAAGCCCAGCGTGACGCTGCTATAATTGTGGCTAAAGAGATTAAAAAAGTCTTCAAAGGAGAATCTCCTCGAAATGTTATTAATATGCCAGTCATGGACTCTGAAACTTTTCAAATTATCAAACCATATTTCCGTCTGGCAGAAAAACTGGGTAAATTCATTATACAAACTACTCAGGGCAACATCACTGAATTAGAAGTAACATACTGTGGTGAACTTGCTGAAATTCAAAAACACGATATAATCACTCGCATAATATTACAGGAAATATTAAACCCCATACTAAATGAGCCAGTTAACTTGGTCAATGCTCCAGCTGTTGCTGAAAATAGGGGTTTCATAATAACTGAAGGCAAACGAACTGATGCCAAGGGTTATAAAAACCTAATTAGTATTGAAGTGGAATCAGAAGGTAACCAAGTAAGTGTAGAGGGATTTTTAGGTAAAGAACCTAAAATCGTCCGAATCAATGGTTATCAAGTTAACGTGAAGACTGAGGGAACTATGATTATTGCACGTTACAAAGATATCCCCGGGATAATTGGGTCTATAGGGGTCAAATTAGGAGAACACAATATAAACATAGCTAAAATGCAAGTTGGGAGACAAAAACCTGGTGGAGAAGCGGTTATGGTGTTGAAAGTTGATCAAAAAGTTTCCAAAGATGTAGAAGAGGATATTAAATCACTTCCCAATGTGTATGATGCTGTAGCAGTGGAACTTTAA
- a CDS encoding heavy metal-binding domain-containing protein, with protein MVSVDEFIIVSSNYVPGYEITETKGFVYGLTVRSRGVGGQIGAGIRSMFGGEIKEYVNMMEETREEALYRAIDHAKAMGANAIISARYDSNDISDVMQEILVFGTAVIAHKVE; from the coding sequence ATGGTCTCAGTGGATGAATTCATAATTGTAAGCTCAAACTATGTACCTGGATATGAGATTACAGAAACGAAAGGATTTGTATATGGTCTTACAGTCCGTAGTAGGGGTGTTGGAGGCCAAATAGGTGCAGGAATACGTTCCATGTTTGGTGGGGAAATTAAAGAATATGTAAATATGATGGAAGAAACTAGAGAAGAAGCATTATATAGAGCTATTGATCATGCCAAAGCAATGGGCGCTAATGCCATAATAAGCGCTAGGTATGATTCTAATGATATTTCCGACGTCATGCAAGAAATATTGGTTTTCGGAACTGCAGTTATAGCCCATAAAGTTGAATAA
- a CDS encoding fumarate hydratase: MSEQIREMVKNAVVEASTTFKEDQIAAYEFAINKEENDNSRWVLELLLENAHLAKNNQVPLCDDTGIPHILVEVGPNTSMPEDFFDNLEMGVADGLRNLPGRSMAVLGDDIQRIEQNNGLSEDPGKVTPPSFLVDKMDEEGLKIHVIMLGGGPEIRAHTSRVFHQRDHEKFFKEALTWMRSEIPKLGCTPCIPVLGIGRTHFEASSLLLKAMVYGNLKNQSRIENKITNYLNQTNIGALGLGGSVTALGSLVKVGPQRASGVRIISMRPCCCVEPRKASIFLSQDLLE, from the coding sequence ATGTCTGAACAAATTCGTGAAATGGTAAAAAATGCAGTTGTTGAAGCAAGTACCACCTTCAAAGAAGATCAAATTGCTGCTTATGAATTTGCAATTAATAAAGAAGAAAATGACAATTCCAGGTGGGTGCTGGAGTTGCTCCTTGAAAATGCACATTTGGCAAAAAATAATCAAGTTCCCCTATGTGATGACACTGGAATTCCCCACATTCTAGTTGAAGTGGGTCCCAACACAAGTATGCCGGAAGATTTTTTTGATAATCTAGAAATGGGTGTGGCCGATGGCCTTAGAAATCTTCCTGGGAGGTCAATGGCAGTTTTGGGAGATGATATTCAACGGATTGAACAGAATAATGGCCTTTCTGAGGATCCTGGGAAGGTGACTCCTCCATCATTTTTGGTTGATAAAATGGATGAAGAGGGTTTGAAAATCCATGTAATTATGTTAGGTGGTGGTCCTGAGATTAGAGCCCATACAAGTCGTGTTTTTCACCAGAGGGATCATGAAAAATTTTTTAAAGAAGCGTTGACATGGATGAGATCAGAGATTCCTAAGTTGGGATGCACACCATGTATTCCTGTATTGGGCATAGGTCGAACACATTTTGAAGCTTCTTCACTATTGTTGAAAGCAATGGTATATGGGAACCTTAAAAACCAATCTCGAATTGAAAATAAAATAACCAACTATTTAAATCAAACAAACATAGGTGCCCTTGGTTTAGGTGGGTCAGTGACTGCTCTAGGCTCTTTGGTGAAGGTTGGACCTCAGAGGGCCAGTGGCGTTCGTATCATTAGTATGAGACCATGTTGTTGTGTGGAACCAAGAAAAGCATCAATTTTCCTATCACAAGATTTATTGGAGTGA
- a CDS encoding guanylyltransferase — protein MKECEIFSSLKVPCTSNIVIRLDGRNFSQLSRKLEFEKPYDIEFVEILSEASYNLFKEFNPRFIYTFSDEISMLLKDVPFGGRVEKIDSVMASFLSGAFTREIMGKDKYYEIFKEITPISFDSRVIPLSNKGVITYFQERQMEAWRNCLNGYSYWTLRKKHSKTEAMKILHKKKSKQLHDILFYEGINLAMKPAWQKRGIGLYKKKIQVEGLNPLSQEKVKSEREKITIDWKLPRFDKRFFLEKILLE, from the coding sequence ATGAAAGAATGTGAAATATTTTCCAGTTTGAAAGTTCCCTGCACTTCCAATATTGTGATAAGACTTGATGGTAGAAATTTCTCCCAATTATCTCGTAAATTGGAGTTTGAAAAACCTTATGACATCGAATTTGTCGAAATTCTCTCAGAAGCATCTTACAATCTTTTTAAAGAGTTTAATCCCAGATTTATTTACACTTTTTCTGATGAAATTAGTATGCTTCTAAAAGATGTGCCCTTTGGGGGAAGGGTGGAAAAAATTGATTCTGTTATGGCCAGTTTCCTGAGCGGAGCATTTACACGCGAAATTATGGGAAAAGATAAATATTATGAAATCTTTAAAGAAATTACACCTATTTCATTTGATTCAAGAGTGATTCCCCTCTCAAATAAAGGTGTGATTACGTACTTCCAGGAAAGACAGATGGAAGCATGGAGAAATTGTTTAAATGGATACTCCTACTGGACATTAAGGAAAAAACATTCAAAAACTGAAGCTATGAAAATTTTGCATAAAAAAAAGAGCAAACAGCTGCATGATATACTTTTCTACGAGGGAATAAATCTAGCCATGAAGCCTGCTTGGCAGAAAAGGGGTATTGGGTTATATAAAAAAAAGATTCAAGTTGAAGGTCTAAATCCTCTCTCTCAGGAAAAGGTCAAATCAGAACGAGAAAAAATTACCATTGATTGGAAGTTGCCCCGTTTTGATAAAAGATTTTTCCTTGAAAAAATACTCCTAGAATAA
- a CDS encoding transcriptional regulator: protein MPFNRDQVLTEINDLLSKHGFDTSNIYDRSCFDLVARRELLLLLMKVLVNVDGFSIAHAEEIKRVAQIFLASPILIGLKSKNEVLEEDVVYERHGIPVISPTTLRNIVVEEIYPEIFADRGGYYVQIDGQIIKNVREEQNLSLKDLADQAHVSRETIYKYETGRVRAQPETAFLLESILDMKITLSVNLFQAPRHEKTHESREGEPRELVDLGFGVINTNRTPFDALAQPETKKSERLKKAEPLITDLEKNRNNKALTRMALNLKDLSDVIGTESVFILEKKKDVDCIDGVPVVHNWEIGEMKNPAEFLKMLAERRECN, encoded by the coding sequence ATGCCATTCAATAGAGATCAAGTTTTAACTGAGATCAATGATCTACTTTCCAAGCATGGTTTTGATACTTCTAATATATATGATAGAAGTTGTTTTGATCTGGTGGCCCGCAGAGAATTACTATTACTTTTAATGAAGGTACTGGTAAATGTGGATGGTTTCAGCATTGCCCATGCTGAAGAAATAAAAAGAGTCGCACAAATTTTCTTAGCATCACCAATATTAATCGGACTCAAATCCAAAAATGAGGTTTTAGAAGAAGATGTAGTTTATGAACGCCACGGAATACCTGTAATATCACCCACAACTCTTCGAAATATTGTAGTTGAGGAGATATATCCAGAAATATTTGCAGATCGTGGCGGATATTATGTACAAATCGATGGACAGATTATTAAGAATGTTCGAGAAGAGCAGAACCTCTCCTTAAAGGATCTGGCAGATCAAGCCCATGTATCTAGGGAAACCATATATAAATATGAGACAGGTAGGGTGCGAGCACAACCAGAAACTGCGTTTCTTTTGGAAAGTATCCTAGATATGAAGATAACCCTTTCTGTTAATCTATTTCAGGCACCTCGACATGAAAAAACCCATGAATCGAGGGAAGGTGAACCTCGAGAATTGGTTGATCTGGGATTTGGGGTTATTAACACCAATCGAACACCATTCGACGCACTCGCCCAACCTGAAACTAAAAAATCGGAAAGATTAAAAAAAGCAGAACCACTCATAACTGATCTTGAGAAGAACAGGAATAACAAGGCTCTCACTAGAATGGCCTTAAATTTAAAGGATCTTTCTGATGTCATTGGCACAGAGTCAGTTTTCATCTTAGAGAAAAAAAAGGATGTTGATTGTATTGACGGGGTTCCTGTGGTTCATAACTGGGAAATAGGTGAAATGAAAAACCCTGCTGAGTTTCTGAAGATGCTGGCTGAAAGAAGAGAATGTAATTAA
- a CDS encoding aspartate dehydrogenase → MKVGILGCGAIANIITNFACEGKLGVEIKYFYDRDMERAENLASQVDGRVVLNMEDMLSHVDMVIEAASPQAVKEMVPTILKKGKDVIVMSVGGLLNPETRFKLEKLAKNNKCRLYAPSGAIVGLDGIKAASLGKIQRVTLVTRKPPRSLGINTEKETILYQGEASEAVQKFPLNINVAATVSMAVGQEIEVKIIADPDVDRNMHELEVVGDFGEFQTITSNIRCSMNPKTSVLAAYSAIKLLNSLNENFLVGT, encoded by the coding sequence ATGAAAGTTGGCATTCTGGGATGCGGCGCCATAGCTAATATCATTACGAATTTTGCTTGTGAAGGAAAGCTTGGCGTTGAAATAAAATATTTTTATGATCGTGACATGGAAAGAGCCGAAAACTTAGCCTCACAAGTTGATGGAAGGGTGGTTTTAAACATGGAAGACATGTTAAGCCACGTTGACATGGTAATTGAAGCTGCATCACCCCAAGCAGTGAAAGAAATGGTTCCTACCATTCTAAAAAAAGGCAAAGATGTAATAGTCATGAGTGTGGGAGGCCTATTAAATCCTGAAACTAGATTTAAACTGGAAAAACTTGCCAAAAATAATAAATGTAGATTATATGCTCCTTCAGGCGCCATAGTAGGGTTGGATGGAATTAAAGCCGCGTCTTTAGGTAAAATTCAAAGAGTAACCCTGGTAACCCGAAAACCACCCCGTTCATTAGGGATCAACACTGAGAAAGAAACAATACTATATCAGGGAGAAGCAAGTGAAGCAGTTCAAAAGTTCCCCTTAAACATCAATGTTGCTGCTACCGTTAGCATGGCTGTCGGCCAAGAAATTGAAGTTAAAATCATTGCTGACCCCGACGTTGATCGCAATATGCATGAACTAGAGGTAGTGGGAGATTTTGGAGAATTTCAGACCATAACCAGCAATATTAGATGTTCCATGAATCCTAAAACAAGTGTTTTAGCAGCTTACTCTGCCATTAAACTATTAAACAGCCTAAATGAAAATTTCTTGGTGGGAACTTAA
- a CDS encoding citryl-CoA lyase: MAIGRETVGNLLKITKPRWKTSITKVEPNRIITRGYPQEDLIGNISFPEMVYLLIKGELPNKNDAKMLEAVLVSFCDHGVTPPSTQVARIMASTGASMNSCVSGGLSSFGKYHAGALEHSMRLFQKIINEKADCNEDITSGNGLKDLALTIVEQYIENDEKIPGFGHRFHDKDPRPSKLIITAKKYNCFGIHTELAVNIDNLLREMKGIRINIDGTNAGILSDMGFDWRFGTGIFMIGRVPALISHIYEEKTYETPFRKFVEVDDVRFHEFDSVDHNLKKREL, translated from the coding sequence ATGGCAATTGGAAGAGAAACTGTGGGAAATTTGTTAAAAATTACCAAACCGAGATGGAAAACTTCCATTACTAAGGTGGAACCCAACCGAATTATCACAAGAGGATATCCTCAGGAAGATTTGATTGGAAATATTTCTTTCCCGGAAATGGTTTATTTACTCATAAAAGGTGAACTTCCCAACAAAAATGATGCAAAAATGTTAGAAGCTGTTTTAGTCTCTTTCTGTGATCATGGAGTAACTCCACCAAGCACTCAAGTAGCCAGGATAATGGCATCAACCGGAGCATCCATGAACTCCTGTGTTTCTGGAGGGCTTTCTTCATTTGGAAAATACCATGCAGGAGCGTTAGAACATTCCATGCGCCTTTTCCAAAAAATAATAAATGAAAAAGCCGATTGTAATGAAGATATAACTTCCGGTAATGGTTTGAAAGACTTAGCACTTACTATAGTAGAACAGTATATTGAAAATGATGAAAAAATACCAGGATTTGGGCATAGATTCCATGATAAGGACCCTAGACCTAGTAAATTAATAATAACAGCTAAAAAATATAATTGTTTTGGTATTCACACCGAATTGGCAGTTAACATTGATAACCTTCTCCGGGAAATGAAAGGTATCCGGATTAACATAGATGGTACTAATGCAGGCATACTATCTGATATGGGTTTTGACTGGAGATTTGGAACAGGCATATTCATGATCGGGAGAGTTCCAGCTTTAATTTCACATATTTATGAAGAAAAAACTTATGAAACTCCTTTTAGAAAGTTTGTTGAAGTTGATGATGTGCGTTTCCATGAATTTGATTCTGTAGATCATAATTTAAAGAAAAGAGAACTTTGA
- a CDS encoding DUF1743 domain-containing protein, whose translation MNDFETDNSDLFPLYVGIDDTDSVSGMCTTYICSVILDRLKDCGFKLDGPPRLVRLNPFAPHKTRGNGAVSFKLILKSRNEIKKAKKIILKMVQELAVLEDPKTNPGLVFFEGDLKDQTKVELREYALKTIRTIIKKKETEKLAKKLGFELFGFKKGMGVIGALAAVGCPMDDATYELLAYRDPLNYGKKRKVDLESVREMDRQTYPDTFDNLDNGYMAITPHTPCPVLYGIRGETFNAVLNAMKLVKVSEPIKGFLIFLTNQHTDLHLQVANNISQMEKFQCYIVKGVVKDFPVVIEGGHVIFTIYDSSGEVECAAYEPTKDFREIVRQIAPGDHLRVYGGIGMKGTLNLEKIQIITLASVYEYMNPFCECGRRMKSAGTGKGYKCPGCGKKMRSNSKEKVKIERKIKTGFYEVPPSARRHLSKPLIRGM comes from the coding sequence ATGAATGATTTTGAAACTGATAATTCTGACTTGTTTCCTCTTTATGTTGGTATAGATGATACTGATTCAGTTAGTGGAATGTGCACCACTTATATATGTTCTGTGATATTGGATCGTCTTAAAGATTGCGGTTTTAAACTAGATGGGCCACCTCGACTAGTACGTTTAAACCCTTTTGCACCACATAAAACTAGAGGAAACGGTGCTGTATCATTTAAACTTATTTTGAAATCAAGAAATGAAATTAAAAAAGCTAAAAAGATTATTCTAAAAATGGTGCAGGAATTAGCGGTTTTAGAAGACCCTAAAACCAATCCAGGGCTGGTATTTTTTGAAGGAGATTTAAAAGACCAAACAAAGGTCGAACTTCGCGAATATGCACTGAAAACAATTCGAACTATTATCAAAAAGAAAGAAACTGAAAAACTGGCAAAAAAATTAGGGTTTGAACTTTTCGGATTTAAAAAAGGAATGGGAGTTATTGGGGCTCTGGCAGCTGTTGGCTGTCCTATGGATGATGCTACCTATGAGCTCTTGGCATATCGTGACCCATTAAACTATGGGAAAAAAAGAAAAGTGGACCTAGAATCTGTCAGAGAAATGGACAGACAAACCTATCCTGATACTTTTGATAATTTAGATAATGGTTATATGGCTATAACTCCCCATACTCCGTGTCCTGTACTTTATGGAATAAGAGGCGAGACATTTAATGCAGTTTTAAACGCAATGAAGCTAGTTAAAGTTTCAGAACCCATAAAAGGTTTTTTAATATTTCTTACTAATCAACACACCGATCTTCATTTGCAAGTTGCCAATAATATTTCGCAGATGGAAAAATTCCAGTGTTACATTGTTAAAGGGGTGGTTAAAGATTTTCCAGTGGTTATTGAAGGAGGGCATGTTATTTTCACCATATATGATAGTTCGGGAGAAGTGGAATGCGCTGCATATGAACCCACAAAAGATTTCAGAGAAATTGTGCGTCAAATAGCTCCAGGTGATCACCTGAGGGTTTATGGAGGAATTGGAATGAAGGGAACCCTGAACTTGGAAAAAATTCAGATAATCACTCTGGCATCAGTTTATGAATATATGAATCCATTTTGTGAATGTGGGAGGCGAATGAAATCTGCAGGAACCGGTAAAGGTTACAAATGTCCGGGTTGTGGGAAAAAAATGCGCAGCAATTCTAAAGAAAAAGTAAAAATTGAAAGAAAAATTAAAACCGGTTTTTATGAAGTCCCACCTTCAGCAAGGAGACATTTGAGCAAACCACTAATTAGAGGAATGTAA
- a CDS encoding photosystem reaction center subunit H, which yields MVELTNLYNLDVYTTRGKYVGRIQDVILNIKKGRVSTLKAVAMNPDKKTVGIKDVITKSIRIVPEGDEIRPLKEEGTVEIPYDRVQAVGDILLISPEIKESNVPASAET from the coding sequence ATGGTGGAATTAACTAATCTATACAACTTAGATGTATACACCACCCGCGGAAAGTACGTGGGACGCATTCAAGACGTGATATTAAACATTAAAAAAGGTAGGGTTTCAACCCTAAAAGCCGTTGCCATGAATCCTGACAAAAAAACTGTTGGTATTAAAGACGTTATAACTAAAAGCATAAGAATAGTTCCTGAAGGAGATGAAATTAGACCTTTGAAAGAGGAAGGAACTGTGGAAATACCTTATGATAGAGTTCAAGCAGTGGGGGATATTCTATTAATTAGTCCAGAAATTAAGGAATCAAACGTACCTGCCAGTGCGGAGACTTAG
- a CDS encoding tRNA-binding protein codes for MWDTSKDYRLLVAEKSIELFIKTIEGANLKGKWNKKQILQSSRKMKSEIQTLYYSYIAPSQMVETPQLAFLEEQGKEIREALGGKLWYKQFLQLATRDEKEKLEEALAKIKFFLNTISGLKSRLCLGEIKDPVMGVDILKGEILSVSKHSKADKLLVCNVNLHKRAITVVTNDLEVKEQNQVAVALLPPEVFMGITSEGMFLGDDQGILKDVKGDVGQIPKGIPLIALNEVRNLVEAFLNDKK; via the coding sequence ATGTGGGATACAAGCAAAGATTACCGACTTTTAGTAGCAGAAAAATCAATTGAACTTTTCATAAAGACCATTGAAGGAGCTAATTTAAAGGGTAAATGGAACAAAAAACAGATATTACAATCTTCAAGAAAGATGAAATCAGAGATTCAAACTCTTTACTACTCATACATTGCACCGTCTCAAATGGTAGAAACTCCACAATTGGCTTTTTTAGAGGAACAAGGAAAAGAAATTAGGGAAGCCCTGGGTGGAAAACTATGGTACAAACAATTTCTCCAACTAGCAACTCGGGATGAGAAAGAAAAGTTGGAAGAAGCTTTAGCGAAAATAAAATTTTTCCTCAATACAATCTCTGGGCTAAAGTCACGCCTTTGTTTGGGTGAAATAAAAGATCCAGTCATGGGTGTTGATATACTAAAAGGGGAAATATTAAGCGTATCAAAGCATTCCAAGGCTGATAAACTATTAGTATGCAATGTAAATTTGCATAAACGTGCTATCACTGTGGTAACTAATGATCTTGAAGTTAAAGAACAAAATCAAGTGGCGGTTGCGTTGCTGCCACCTGAAGTTTTCATGGGTATAACCAGTGAAGGTATGTTTTTAGGAGATGACCAAGGTATTTTAAAGGATGTAAAAGGAGATGTTGGACAGATACCTAAAGGAATACCTCTTATTGCGTTAAATGAAGTGCGAAATCTTGTTGAAGCATTTTTGAATGATAAAAAATAA